In Cicer arietinum cultivar CDC Frontier isolate Library 1 chromosome 1, Cicar.CDCFrontier_v2.0, whole genome shotgun sequence, one DNA window encodes the following:
- the LOC101507229 gene encoding hypothetical protein At1g04090-like codes for MGNQSTTSQKKSLPIDTTFKLPANLPVWPQGGEFGSGIIDLGGLKVSQISTFNKIWTTLEGGQNDEGATFFEPIGIPEGFFTLGHYSQPNNKSLFGWVLVAKDESNGALKKPIDYTLVWTSKSQKIKQDQDGYIWLPIAPNGYNPLGHIVTTTPQKPSLDRIYCVRSDFTDQCELSSWIWGPSKKFDEKEFNVQNVRPINRGVQALGVVVGTFLAQIGEKTSNPLPISCLKNQNLKFSSMPNLPQIKALAQAYSPIMYLHPNEKFQPCSTKWYFTNGALLYKKGEESNPIAIDPLGSNLPQGGNNDGAYWLDLPKDKENKERVKKGDYKSCQAYIHVKPMFGGIFTDLAMWVFYPFNGPGTLKVGLIDNISLGKIGQHIGDWEHVTLRVSNFNGELKKVYFSQHSNGQWVDASQVEFQNGNKSIAYSSLNGHAIYPKAGLVLQGVGEIGIKNETKKSDMVIDFGVNFEIVSGEYLGNEIVEPAWLNFFREWGPKITYDLGEELNNLEKVVPGFKLPNELLGEEGPTGPKQKRNWNGDEI; via the exons ATGGGGAACCAATCAACTACTAGCCAGAAAAAATCTCTTCCCATTGACACCACATTCAAGCTTCCAGCTAACTTACCAGTTTGGCCACAAG GTGGTGAATTTGGTAGTGGAATAATTGATTTAGGCGGACTAAAAGTGTCACAAATCTCAACATTCAACAAAATTTGGACAACACTAGAAGGTGGACAAAACGATGAAGGAGCAACATTCTTTGAGCCAATAGGAATACCCGAAGGTTTCTTCACATTAGGACACTATAGCCAACCTAACAACAAATCTCTCTTTGGTTGGGTTCTAGTAGCAAAAGATGAATCCAATGGAGCTTTAAAAAAACCAATTGATTACACACTTGTTTGGACTAGCAAGTctcaaaaaatcaaacaagatCAAGATGGTTACATTTGGTTACCAATAGCACCTAATGGTTATAACCCTTTAGGTCATATTGTCACAACCACACCTCAAAAGCCTTCACTTGATAGAATATATTGTGTTAGATCAGATTTCACTGACCAATGTGAGCTTAGTTCATGGATTTGGGGACCAAgcaaaaaatttgatgaaaaagaaTTTAATGTTCAAAATGTAAGACCAATCAATAGAGGGGTTCAAGCTTTAGGTGTTGTTGTTGGAACTTTTTTAGCACAAATTGGTGAAAAAACAAGTAACCCTCTTCCTATTTCTTGtttgaaaaatcaaaacttgAAATTTTCATCAATGCCTAATTTACCTCAAATTAAGGCACTAGCACAAGCTTATTCACCAATTATGTATTTACATCCTAATGAAAAGTTTCAACCTTGTTCAACTAAATGGTATTTCACAAATGGGGCATTGCTTTATAAGAAAGGTGAAGAGTCAAATCCAATTGCAATTGACCCTTTAGGTTCAAACCTTCCTCAAGGTGGAAACAATGATGGTGCTTATTGGTTGGATCTTCCAAAAgataaagaaaacaaagagaGAGTGAAAAAAGGTGATTACAAAAGTTGTCAAGCTTATATTCATGTTAAACCAATGTTTGGAGGAATATTTACCGATTTAGCCATGTGGGTTTTTTACCCTTTTAATGGCCCAGGAACACTAAAAGTTGGACTTATTGATAATATTTCGCTCGGTAAAATAGGTCAACATATTGGTGATTGGGAACATGTGACGTTAAGGGTAAGTAATTTTAACGGAgagttaaaaaaagtttatttttctcaaCATAGTAATGGTCAATGGGTTGATGCTTCCCAAGTTGAGTTTCAAAATGGAAATAAATCAATTGCTTATTCTTCATTAAATGGTCATGCTATTTATCCAAAAGCTGGACTTGTTCTTCAAGGTGTTGGTGAAATTGGAATTAAGAATGAGACTAAGAAGAGTGATATGGTTATTGATTTTGGagttaattttgaaattgtttctGGGGAGTATTTGGGGAATGAAATTGTTGAACCTGCTTGGTTGAATTTTTTTAGGGAATGGGGTCCTAAAATTACTTATGATTTAGGTGAGGAGTTGAATAATTTGGAGAAAGTGGTTCCTGGTTTCAAATTACCTAATGAATTGTTGGGTGAAGAGGGACCCACAGGACCAAAGCAAAAGAGAAATTGGAATGGggatgaaatttga
- the LOC101507545 gene encoding myb family transcription factor IPN2 isoform X2 translates to MERMFPPKKPSTMNSHDRPMCVQGDSGLVLTTDPKPRLRWTVELHERFVDAVTQLGGPDKATPKTIMRVMGVKGLTLYHLKSHLQKFRLGKQPHKEFNDHSIKDASALELQRNTASSSAMIGRNMNEMQIEVQRRLHEQLEVQKHLQLRIEAQGKYMQSILEKAYQTLAGENMASNLKGSVIVGPQGMPENMALLKEFGSPPLSFSSFQDLDLFGGGGGDQLDHLQQNMDKQPLDHGFMQINDSLCLGKKRPNPNPYSGNGKSPLMWSDDLRLQDLGTPSSCLEDHQIQIAPPSLDRGSDIDTISDIYDTKNLLQGDILGEKKFDGSMKLERPSPRRAPLHSERMSPMISTGTMAQGRGSPFG, encoded by the exons atgGAGAGAATGTTCCCTCCAAAGAAGCCTTCAACTATGAATTCACATGACAGACCCATGTGTGTTCAAGGTGACTCTGGTCTTGTTCTCACAACTGACCCTAAACCTCGTCTTCGTTGGACTGTTGAACTCCATGAACGTTTTGTTGATGCTGTTACTCAACTTGGAGGACCTGATA AGGCCACTCCTAAAACTATTATGAGGGTTATGGGTGTCAAGGGTCTCACCCTTTACCACCTCAAGAGTCATCTTCAG AAATTTAGGCTTGGGAAGCAACCCCACAAGGAATTCAATGATCATTCAATTAAGGATG CTTCGGCTTTAGAACTGCAACGAAATACTGCTTCCTCTTCTGCCATGATTGGCCGCAACATGAATGA GATGCAAATTGAGGTGCAAAGAAGACTTCATGAACAGCTTGAG GTACAAAAACACCTTCAGTTAAGGATTGAAGCTCAAGGGAAATACATGCAAAGTATATTGGAGAAAGCTTATCAAACACTTGCAGGTGAAAACATGGCAAGTAACTTAAAGGGTAGTGTTATTGTTGGACCTCAAGGAATGCCTGAAAATATGGCACTCTTGAAAGAATTTGGTTCACCACCTCTTAGTTTTTCATCTTTTCAAGATCTTGATCTTTTTGGCGGCGGCGGCGGCGATCAACTTGATCACCTACAACAAAACATGGACAAACAACCACTTGATCATGGATTCATGCAAATCAATGATAGTTTATGTCTTGGAAAAAAGAGGCCTAACCCTAACCCTTATAGTGGAAATGGAAAAAGCCCTTTAATGTGGAGTGATGATTTAAGGCTTCAAGATTTGGGAACACCTTCATCATGCTTAGAAgatcatcaaattcaaattgCACCACCATCATTGGATAGAGGTAGTGATATTGACACTATATCAGATATTTATGATACAAAAAATTTACTTCAAGGGGATATTTTAggtgaaaagaaatttgatggaTCTATGAAACTTGAAAGGCCATCACCAAGAAGAGCACCACTTCATTCAGAAAGGATGAGTCCTATGATTAGTACTGGTACCATGGCACAAGGTAGAGGCTCACCATTTGGATGA
- the LOC101507545 gene encoding myb family transcription factor IPN2 isoform X1, whose protein sequence is MERMFPPKKPSTMNSHDRPMCVQGDSGLVLTTDPKPRLRWTVELHERFVDAVTQLGGPDKATPKTIMRVMGVKGLTLYHLKSHLQKFRLGKQPHKEFNDHSIKDGMRASALELQRNTASSSAMIGRNMNEMQIEVQRRLHEQLEVQKHLQLRIEAQGKYMQSILEKAYQTLAGENMASNLKGSVIVGPQGMPENMALLKEFGSPPLSFSSFQDLDLFGGGGGDQLDHLQQNMDKQPLDHGFMQINDSLCLGKKRPNPNPYSGNGKSPLMWSDDLRLQDLGTPSSCLEDHQIQIAPPSLDRGSDIDTISDIYDTKNLLQGDILGEKKFDGSMKLERPSPRRAPLHSERMSPMISTGTMAQGRGSPFG, encoded by the exons atgGAGAGAATGTTCCCTCCAAAGAAGCCTTCAACTATGAATTCACATGACAGACCCATGTGTGTTCAAGGTGACTCTGGTCTTGTTCTCACAACTGACCCTAAACCTCGTCTTCGTTGGACTGTTGAACTCCATGAACGTTTTGTTGATGCTGTTACTCAACTTGGAGGACCTGATA AGGCCACTCCTAAAACTATTATGAGGGTTATGGGTGTCAAGGGTCTCACCCTTTACCACCTCAAGAGTCATCTTCAG AAATTTAGGCTTGGGAAGCAACCCCACAAGGAATTCAATGATCATTCAATTAAGGATGGTATGAGAG CTTCGGCTTTAGAACTGCAACGAAATACTGCTTCCTCTTCTGCCATGATTGGCCGCAACATGAATGA GATGCAAATTGAGGTGCAAAGAAGACTTCATGAACAGCTTGAG GTACAAAAACACCTTCAGTTAAGGATTGAAGCTCAAGGGAAATACATGCAAAGTATATTGGAGAAAGCTTATCAAACACTTGCAGGTGAAAACATGGCAAGTAACTTAAAGGGTAGTGTTATTGTTGGACCTCAAGGAATGCCTGAAAATATGGCACTCTTGAAAGAATTTGGTTCACCACCTCTTAGTTTTTCATCTTTTCAAGATCTTGATCTTTTTGGCGGCGGCGGCGGCGATCAACTTGATCACCTACAACAAAACATGGACAAACAACCACTTGATCATGGATTCATGCAAATCAATGATAGTTTATGTCTTGGAAAAAAGAGGCCTAACCCTAACCCTTATAGTGGAAATGGAAAAAGCCCTTTAATGTGGAGTGATGATTTAAGGCTTCAAGATTTGGGAACACCTTCATCATGCTTAGAAgatcatcaaattcaaattgCACCACCATCATTGGATAGAGGTAGTGATATTGACACTATATCAGATATTTATGATACAAAAAATTTACTTCAAGGGGATATTTTAggtgaaaagaaatttgatggaTCTATGAAACTTGAAAGGCCATCACCAAGAAGAGCACCACTTCATTCAGAAAGGATGAGTCCTATGATTAGTACTGGTACCATGGCACAAGGTAGAGGCTCACCATTTGGATGA